GCAAAAGAGGTGTTCGAGGACCTGCTCGCTGCAGAGCCGGGATATGTAGGGTCTTACTACCATCTCGGCAAACTGCTGGAACGCAGCGGCGCTACGGCGGAGGCAGTGGCTATCTACGAGAAGGGCATGCTGGTGGCCAGGGAGGCGAAGGACATGCATGCACACAGCGAATTGCAGGCCGCTTTCGAAGACCTGGTTGATGAATAATGGCCGGACAACCAAAACAACAGCTTTAATGATGCATAATCAGCTTCAGTCATATATCAGGCGTGAACAGCTTTTCGACCCTTCCCGGCGTTTATTGCTGGCGGTCAGCGGTGGCCGCGATTCCGTGGTGCTCGCGCATCTCTGTGTTCACGCCGGCCTCAGCATCGGCATTGCGCATTGCAATTTCAGGCTGCGGGGCGTGGAATCCGAAAGGGATGAACAATTTGTGCGGCAGCTCGCCGCCAAATATGACGTGCCGTTCTATACCATGCAATTCGATACTGCTGCGCATGCTGAAACACACCGGCAATCCATCCAGGTAGCTGCGCGTGAACTGCGTTATATGTGGCTGGAGAAGGTGCGGCAGGAGGAGGGATATGATCTCATCGCTACCGCGCATCATATGCAGGACAATGTGGAAACGCTCTGGATGAATATCAGCAAAGGCACCGGGATGGCCGGTCTGCATGGCATATTGCCCAAACAGGGCATGCTGGTGAGACCGCTCCTGTTCGCCACCCGGGAAGATATATCGGCCTATGCGGAGGAACATCGGCTGGAACATGTGGAAGACAGCTCCAATGCAACGGACAAGTACACACGCAATTTTTTTCGGCATCGTGTATTGCCGGTATTGGAAGAGGCCTATCCGCAGGTGGTTAAAAATACCGGCGCATCGATACAGCGCTTCCGCGAAGCGGAGATGCTCTACCGCCAGGCCCTTTCCTTTCACCGGCGCAACCTGCTGGAACAACGGAAGCAGGAATATTTCATTCCGGTGAACAAGCTGAAGAAGGTACAGCCATTACATACGATCGTTTATGAATTGCTGAAACCCTTTCACTGCAGCCCCGCCCAGGCGGCCCAGGTTGTGGAGCTGCTGGACAGTGAGCCGGGCAAATGGGTGGCTACACCGGCCTACCGCATTGTGCGGGACAGGAAATGGCTGATCATCACACCGCTCGAAGCCACAGCATCCACCTTCTTTGTAATCGAAGAAGGGCAGGAGACGGTACAGCTGCCCGGCAAGCAACTGCACATCAAAACCACGACCGGCATTCAGATATCCGATGACTCCTGCATGGCGTATATCGATAAACAGCAGCTGCACTTTCCGCTAATATTGCGCAGATGGAAACAGGGTGATTATTTCTATCCGCTGGGCATGACCAAAAAGAAGAAGCTCAGCCGCTTTTTCATCGACCAGAAATTGTCCCTGCCGGAAAAAGAGAAGGTCTGGGTGCTGGAATCGCAGAAAAAGATCGTCTGGATAGCGGGAATGCGCATAGACAACCGTTTCAGGATCACGCCCGGAACAAAAGAAGTGTTGAAGATCGAATTAAAAGATGCTTAAAAGCTGATTCAGGAACAGTTTACCGAGTTCCGGCTTGAATATCAGCGGATACACCAGTCCAAGTACAGCTCCCCAGAAATGCGCATCGTGATTGATGCCGTCTCCACCGCGCCTGGACATGTACACGGAGTAGGCCAGGAAAAGCACGCCGTAGATGATAGCGGGCAACGGTATGAAAAATACCAGCAAAGTAGACCATGGAGAGAGCAGAATAGCCGAGAATAGTATGGCAGAAACCGCTCCGGAGGCGCCAATGGCCCGGTAGCCGTAAGTGTCTTTATATTTAAAATAGGTGGATATGTCCGGTAGTATCAACCCGAGCAGATATAACAGCACAAAATGCAATTTCCCGCCGAAAATGATGACGAAAGCGGATTCTATCGTTCTGCCAAAGAACCAGAGCGTGAGCATATTAAAAAACAGGTGCATGTAATCCGCATGCACAAACCCCGAGGTCACGAAACGGTAATATTGCTTGCGTTCCCTCACGTAATAAGGCCAGAAGCTCAGTTTGTCGATCTGCTCAGGGCGGTTGAAGGAAGTAACGGATATAAGGCTGGTGATGATGATGATGGCTAAGGTAATGGTCATGCGTTGGTGCTGTTAGTTTGTAAAAATAGTCATTGATGATGATATTTCTCATTGTTCAGTATGGTGTACGCCCGGTACACCTGTTCTGTGACGATGAGCCGCACGAGTTGATGCGGGAAGGTGAGGGCGGAGAGGGACAATTGCAGCTGTGCCCGTTGCAGCACGGCGGCATCGATGCCGAACGCACCGCCGATCAGTATGATCAGCTGGCGTGTGCCGGCATTGGTGCGCTGTTGCAGAAAATCGGCCAGTTGCGGTGTGGTCATCGTTTTCCCTCTTTCGTCGAGCGCCAGCAGATAGTCCTGCGGCTGCAGCATATCCAGTACGATCTTCCCTTCCTGCTTTTTCAGTTCCGGAATGGAAAGACTGGCCGCCTGCTTTACGGTGGGGATCAGCTTTATATTAAAATCGGTGTAGTGCTGTAATCGTTTCTGAAAAATTTGAATACCTTCGTTGATGTAGGCATCATTCTCCTTTCCAATGCTCCAAAGCTGTATTTTCACGGGTCCCGACGGGTTTGATGATCCTTCAAATGTAAATGGAAAAATAAATTTGAGGAAAAAAAAGGGGAAAGATTTGTAGAAATAAAAATTCTCCCTACATTTGCATCCCGTTCAACACAATACCAACGGCTCTGTAGCTCAACTGAATAGAGCATCTGACTACGGATCAGAAGGTTTCAGGTTTGAATCCTGACAGAGTCACAAAAAAACAAAAAGGTCTGGCATCCGCCGGACCTTTTTGTTTTAAAGGAATTCATTCGCATGCGGACAGCTTCGGTGCCGCAAATTTTGTGATGGTGTGCCAGGCAGAACACTATTGCTGACAGAATTTTGGGATCAAGTTAAATCGGGATGCCATACAAATAATTTCCAGCCTATCCCCGCAACTTTTCACCTTGATCCGTTTTTCGACGGACCGCCGGCCGTCTAATATCTCGTCTTCAATACAATATCCCCCAACTCCTTTATTTCCTCCTGGTCCGTGAACACAACCCTTCCGTTACGGGAAGTCACTTCCCAGGCCACATCACTGGCGATATCGTCAACAGCACTTTCTGCAGACGGGTCGCTGATGATATCGAAGGTACGTTCGCCGGTCATTTTTACCGGCTGGGAAAATTCATTGCGGACGATCAGCAGGTCTCCCCGGCCATCTTTTGCGGCACGGTATATTTCCTGCAGATCGGTCAGCACCAGGCCGCCGGATACGGCTTCTTTCATTTCGCTGATCGCAGCTGCCCTTTGTTCTTTCTGTCGGGTCCTGACGATCTCCCAGGCCTGTGATACAATATGGTGAGGGGTGGTATTGTTATAGTTAATGTTCGCATGGCCCTCATAAATACCAGGTTTGTCCGCCACCATCATCAGGTGGCTGTAGTTATTGCCGGTACATATCACAATGCATTTCAGCTGCGTTTCGTGGTGCACTTTTACTACAGCCTTGTCTACCTTGTTGAAATACTGGCGGACGGCATTGTCCACCTGCCTGGCATCGCTTTGTTCATCGTGATGAGTGAGGTAGTACGGACTTGAAGGGAAGGGGAAGTCGTCATTCCTGATCTCTCCGGTAATGGCATCATTCATCGCTTCGTAGAGTGATACGCCGGACTGGGAAAGCAGCAGCACGAGATATTCCGCTACACGGTTAGCCGCTTTTATCAGCGGCCTGACCGCAAATCCCTGCCCGATGTGAACAGCATCTTCATTTACCGGCCATGGGGACCTGATGATCTCCCTGGTGCTTTCTGAAATAAACACATGCAGACTGTCCAGATTGTAATTCACATCTATTTCCGATGGAATGGTTTCGAGCGCCTCCCTGATCTTTTTGATGTCCCGTTTGCCGTATTCCTTCAACAACCTGTTATCCGCTTCCCGGCATAACTGCTGTATCCTGATGGCATCCTGCAAACTGTCGGGATGCGTTCTGTGCGTATTCAGCGAAATGGTGACGCAGGGGTCGCCCTGTATTTGTCCTAATTGCAGTAATTGTTCCCTTATCATGTCCGGTTCGTGATTTTGTATATTTAATTAACAAATATTGAAGCGAATGGTTGCTTTGCGGTATCTATTTCGCGGGAATGGCCAAGAGAGGCACTTTGGTCTGATAGCTCATCCTTTTGGTCTTGCTGGGATGAAATA
This genomic stretch from Chitinophaga sp. XS-30 harbors:
- the tilS gene encoding tRNA lysidine(34) synthetase TilS; protein product: MMHNQLQSYIRREQLFDPSRRLLLAVSGGRDSVVLAHLCVHAGLSIGIAHCNFRLRGVESERDEQFVRQLAAKYDVPFYTMQFDTAAHAETHRQSIQVAARELRYMWLEKVRQEEGYDLIATAHHMQDNVETLWMNISKGTGMAGLHGILPKQGMLVRPLLFATREDISAYAEEHRLEHVEDSSNATDKYTRNFFRHRVLPVLEEAYPQVVKNTGASIQRFREAEMLYRQALSFHRRNLLEQRKQEYFIPVNKLKKVQPLHTIVYELLKPFHCSPAQAAQVVELLDSEPGKWVATPAYRIVRDRKWLIITPLEATASTFFVIEEGQETVQLPGKQLHIKTTTGIQISDDSCMAYIDKQQLHFPLILRRWKQGDYFYPLGMTKKKKLSRFFIDQKLSLPEKEKVWVLESQKKIVWIAGMRIDNRFRITPGTKEVLKIELKDA
- a CDS encoding rhomboid family intramembrane serine protease; the encoded protein is MTITLAIIIITSLISVTSFNRPEQIDKLSFWPYYVRERKQYYRFVTSGFVHADYMHLFFNMLTLWFFGRTIESAFVIIFGGKLHFVLLYLLGLILPDISTYFKYKDTYGYRAIGASGAVSAILFSAILLSPWSTLLVFFIPLPAIIYGVLFLAYSVYMSRRGGDGINHDAHFWGAVLGLVYPLIFKPELGKLFLNQLLSIF
- a CDS encoding 23S rRNA (pseudouridine(1915)-N(3))-methyltransferase RlmH, whose amino-acid sequence is MKIQLWSIGKENDAYINEGIQIFQKRLQHYTDFNIKLIPTVKQAASLSIPELKKQEGKIVLDMLQPQDYLLALDERGKTMTTPQLADFLQQRTNAGTRQLIILIGGAFGIDAAVLQRAQLQLSLSALTFPHQLVRLIVTEQVYRAYTILNNEKYHHQ